Part of the Petrotoga olearia DSM 13574 genome, AGTTGGACAATTCTTCAACGTTACAAGAGAAAGAATAAGGCAGATAGAAACTAAGGCGTTGAGAAAATTGAGACATCCTAACAGAGTAGCACAACTAAAAGATATTGTAGAAAGTTAATAAAAAAGCCGCCTCGTTGAGGCGGCTTTTTTAAATTTAATTCGTTTCTACCATTATACATTTGATGAAAGAAAACTCCACATTAGGTAATTCTTCTAAATATTCTTCGATTTCGTCTGATTCTGCACCAGGTTGGAACCAAAATTTTCTGAATCCTTCTTCATATGCCTCTTTAACAGCTGTTATTCCAATTTGTGGGGGAACGACAAAAACAATCAAATCTATTTCATCTTTAGGTAGATCTTTTACAGAAGGATATGTTTTTATTCCTTCTATTTCGTCATACTTAGGGTTAATAGGATAAATTGTATAACCTTTATCTTTTAAATTTTTCAACACTTTATATCCATATTTTTCTTTATTACGGGTTGCTCCAATTATAGCAACATTTTTAAGATTTTTTAGATCTATCAAAACAACGCCTCCTTGTTGTTTAAGTTCACATATTTTTTCCATTAAGTGCGTCATCCAACGTATGCCAAGCAAGGGTGAAACATTTAGTTCTCATTGGGAATTTGGAGATATCAGAAAAAATTTCTATCCCATCTACTAATTCTTTATCGAATTCTTTGCCTTGTGACATATTTATAATTTCTTGTAATATTTTATTCGCCTCGTCTACGGTTTTTCCTTCAAGGTATTCACACATCATTGAAGCACTTGCCTGACTTATAATACAGCCATGTCCTGTGAAAGTTATTTCTTTGACAATGTTATCTTTTACTTTTAAATAAAGGGTAATCTCATCTCCACAAGACAAATTTTTTCCTTCAGCTTTTTTAGCGTCTTGTATCTCTTTTTTGTATCTCTCATTTTTGGCATAATCTAAAATTATATCAGAGTAAAGTTCTTCTAGTCCTATTTCAACCACTCCCAAACTTTATTTAATCCTTCGCATAATTTATCAACATCTTCTTCTTCATTATACACATAAAAGCTTATCCTACACGTGGCGGATGTGCCAAACTCTTTCATCAATGGCTGAGCACAATGATGACCACTTCTAATAGCTATTCCCGTTAAATCGTTCAACAAATGAGCTACATCGTGTGGGTGTACACCTTTCATATTAAATGATATTATTGACTGTTGCGTTTCGTCTTGAGGACCGAATATTTCTAAAAAATCCAACTCTTTTAATTTTTTCAAGGCATATGAAGTAAGCTGTTTTTCATGTTCTTGAATATTATCCATGCCGATCCTCTCAAGTATTTCTATGGCTTTAGCTAATCCTACCGCGCCGTCAACGTTTGGAGTTCCCGCCTCAAATTTGTAAGGTAAAACGTTGAAAGTAGTCCCATCGGTAGATACTTTATCGATCATTTCACCCCCAAACAAAAAAGGGGTCATCTCGTTTAAATACCTTTTTTTACCATACAATACACCTATTCCCGTTGGTCCGAGCATTTTATGACCGGAAAAGGCTATAAAATCACAATCCATTTTTTTTACATCGATAGGAAGGTGAGGTACAGCTTGAGCCCCATCCACAACAAGAATTACATCTTGTCTGATATTTCTAATTTGTTTTATTAAAGTATTAACTGGGATAAGTTGACCGGTAACGTTTGACAAAGCGGTAATACTTACTAACCTCGTTTTATTTGTAATATGCTTGAGAAAATCAGATAAATCAAAAATCCCACTTTTAGCGGGGTAGTATTTTATCTTTAAATTAAAAATTTTGGCTATTTGCTGCCAGGGAACAAAATTTGCATGATGTTCTATTGTAGATATTAGAATTTCATCATCAGATCGTAATATATTTGAATTTGCAATGGAATATGCTACAAGATTGAGAGATTCAGTTGCACCTTTTGTAAAAATAACTTCCTCAGTTTCTGAGTTTATGAAATTTGCAACTTTACTCCTTGCATCTTCATAATACTTAGTAGCTTCAGCTGCTAAAGTGTGTGTTGATCTGTGGACGTTGGCATGATGGTTCAGACTGTATTCATTTACAGCATCCATAACTTCCTTGGGCCTTAACGTGGTGGCAGCATTGTCAAGATAGATCAATTTATGCCCATTTATTTTTCTTTTTAAAGCTGGAAATATCTCCTCATATTCTTTGGAAGATAACATCTTTTACCTCCCGGCTCATCCCTTCATCAAAAACTTTAATTCTATCTATTGCAGATTCAAACAAACCTGAAGAAATCAATTTTTTTGCTTCTTCCAAAGAGAATCCACGAGTCATTAGATAATATAATTTTTCCTTTTCAATAGTACCCACCGTAGCAGCGTGTGAGGCATTTACCTCATTTTCATCCACCAACAAACTAGGTAACGCTTCTGCTTTGGCTTTTTCAGAGAGAGTTAAAGTATACTCTGATTCGGAGGCATTAGCTTCTTTTGCTCCTTTTTTCAAATCAAGAAAACCCCTGAATACAGCCTTTGATTCGTCTTTAATAACACCTTTGGCATCGATCGCCCCGGTTGTTTCAGGTGAATAGAACCTCATTAAATAAAGCATATCAATAACGTTATCTTTATTTCCCAAAAAATAAGGAAATAACTGAGCTTGCGCACCTTCGCCAGCAAGTCTGAACACAATATGTGGCGAGGTAATTCTCCCTCCTATATTTATATCTGTGACTTGAACCTTCCCGTTTTTTTGTACTTCAACAAAAGTGTTATCAATGTTTAAACTGTCGTCGTTACATAAATTTATATTTATCAGTTCTAAAGAAGCATTTTCTCTTACTATTATTCTATTTGATGTCGTTCTAAATAAATTTTCATTTTTGTTAGACTTTATATATCTAATTACAGTGGCTTTAGAGAATGGACTTATGTTGTAAACAGAGGTTTCATATATAGGGGACTTCCAATCATACGTTAAAATAATCGGTTCTCTTTCTTCTCCTTCGTTGGTTTTTAGATAAAAACCCGTATTAGAGAATGCTTCAGCCATCAATAAAAATTTCCTATGAGCACCTTCAAAATCGTATTTTGCCAAGATTTCTATCCCTTCTAGGTCGATTCCATTCAAAGCTAGTATCTTTCCACTTGTACTAACAGGGACAAAGGAAACATATTTATCTGGCTCATAACCATTTAATTTTGCCCTTTTCCATTTAGGGAAGCCCCAATTTTTATAAGCTTCGTATCTATAACTTTTGAATGTTTTTAACATTTCATTAGAGATGTGTTCCAAAGATGCTTGAAATTCATAATCTCCGTAATCTCTTTTTGGTGTAATTTGGGGAATTTGCCACTCAACCGCTTTTAGATCTTTATGCCTCATATCTATAGGTTTCTCAAAAATTGTCTCCATTGTTGTTCACTCCTTGTTATAACTATTTCAAATAAAAGGTTATCCTATGCTTGATTCTACTTCTAAATTAATTAATCTGTTCAATTCAATGGCGTACTCTAATGGAAGCTCTTTGGCAAAAGGTTCTACAAATCCTCTAACTACCATGGCTTTAGCCTCAGCTTCACTTAACCCTCTACTCATCAAATAGTAAATCTGCTCTTCTTTGATTCTACCTATACGTGCTTCATGCCCAACATCTGCTTCATCAGTGTAAACCTCGATAAGAGGCACCGTATCGCTTTTAGATTCGTTATCAAGCATCAAGGCTTGACAAGATACGGAAGCTTTCGCCCCTTTGGCGTTTTCCCCTACCTTCAACCATCCTCTGTAAAAGGCCCAACCACCACCGATGCTTATACTTCGTGCATCAACATTTGCGCTGGTATATGGTGCAAACATGAAAACTTTGGATCCTGAATCCATATGTTGATTTGGCCCAGCATAAGTAATCGCCTTAGTTTCGGTTTTCGCTCCTTTGCCTCTTAGAATTGAAGATGGATATATCATCGTTTTATGGCTTCCCAAAGAACCTGATACCCATTCCATTATACCGTCTTCATCAACTACTGCCCTTTTTGTATTCAAATTGTATGTGTTTTTACTCCAATTCTGAATCGTTGCATATTTTACCCTTGCACCTTTCTTTACGTATATTTCTACCATCCCAGCATGGAGGTTTGTTACTTCATAATAAGGAGCAGAACACCCTTCTATGAAAGCCAGTTCACTTCCTTCATCAGCAACTATTATGGTATGCTCCATCTGCCCCATTCCAGGATTATTCATTCTAAAATAAGCTTGAAGCGGCAATGGAACCTTTACACCTTTTGGGACGTATAAAAATGTACCTCCGCTCCACACAGCACCATGTAAAGCAGCATACTTATGGTTTGTAGGAGCTACTGCTTTCATGAAATATTCTTTAATTAAATCAGGATATTCTTTAACCGCACTTTCCATATTTAAAAATATAATTCCCAAATTTTCAAGCTCTTTTTTTATATTTTGATAAACAATTTCCGAATCGTATTGTGCACCAACACCAGCCAATGCCTTTTTCTCTGCCTCTGGTATTCCTAGTTTATCAAAAGTATCTTTTATTTCCTCAGGGACATCATCCCACGATGCGGATGTTTTTCCCCTTGGTCTAATGTATGCAACAATTTTACTTACGTCTAAGTCAGAAACATCGACACCGAATCGGGGATCTCTCCATGTGTCAAATATATGTAAAGATTTTAAACGTAAATCTCTCATCCAGGTAGGTTCTTCTTTTTGTTCAGATATTTCCCGAACTACCTTCTCGTTTAAACCTGGAATGGTTTTGTAAACATACGTCTCGGGATTTTTAAAATCGAATTTGCTCTGATCCACCAACAAATCTTCTATGTTAACATTTTCATTTTTAGCCATAATTTCACTCCTCGGAAATAGTTATTCCCATTTCTTGCTCCAACGTTGAGTAACCGTTTTCCTCTATATCTTTAGCTAATTCTTGTGATCCTGTTTTAACTATTTTCCCGTCTATATAGATATGTACGTAATCAGGAACAACAAAGTTCAAGATTCTTTGATAGTGTGTAATGAGTAATACTCCCATATTACCAGTTTTTACTCTGTTGATGTTTTCTGCAACTATCCTCAGTGCATCAATATCTAAACCGGAATCTATCTCATCCAATATACTCAATTTTGGTTTAAGAAATCCCATTTGTAGTATTTCACTTTTTTTCTTTTCACCACCGGAAAACCCGGTATTGATATATCTCTCCAGAAATTCTCCGTTGAGATCTAAATTTTGGGATAACTGGGATATTACTTTATTTAATTCCAATAGTGTAATTTTATCCTCTTTATGAATGTTTCTGAAGGAATTAATCAAGAATTGTCTCATCTTTATCCCTTCAACCTCTTCAGGAGTTTGAAAAGACATAAACAAACCTAATTTAGCCCTTTCATCTGTAGAAAGATCTAAAATAGATTGCCCTTCAAATAAGATATCTCCTGAGGTAACTTGGTACTTTGGATTCCCCATGATAACATGGGCTAATGTAGATTTTCCAGACCCATTTGGACCCATTAACGCATGTATCTCACCCTTATTTATAGTTAAGTTAACGCCTTTTAATATTTCAACATCTTCATTTCTAACTTTTGCCTTCAAATCCTGTAATTCTAAAAGAGCTGACATCCCTTTTCCTCCTTCTAATTAGCAATGTTATTTTTTTAACACTTTACTTTAAATTCTACCATATTAGTCAACTTTAAGTCAAGAAAAATTGTACAAAAAACAGTACCTTAAACAACACTTAAAGTTTAAACCAGAATCTCCATAATTAGTTAAGTTTTTACGTATTTTAAAATACTAAATGATCCCTCTTATTTCCTCTAATGTTGAAATCCCCTCTTTTTGCAAATATTCTTCTATACCTTCAATTATCTCAACACAAGCCTTGGGGTTGATAAAATTAGCAGTGCCTACTTGCACAGCCCAAGCACCCGCCATTATGTACTCAATCGCATCTCTATAACCCATAATTCCCCCAATACCTATAATAGGAACATCAACAGCTTTTGAAACTTCATAAACCATTCTTAAGGCAATAGGTTTTATACAAGGCCCTGATAGACCAGCAGTTATATTATCAAAAATGGCTTTTTTCTTGCTTATATCAACGGCTAAGGCTGGAAAAGTGTTTACAAGTGATAGTGCGTCTGCTCCTGCTTCAACGCAACTTTCAGCCATTTCAACGATATTTTCAGCACTTGGAGATAATTTTACTATTAGGGGCTTTTTGCAAACTTTCCTAACTTGTGTTACAACGTTGCTAGCTATTTCTGCCTTTGTACCGAAAGAAATGCCTCCTTCTTTAACGTTAGGGCACGAAATGTTCAGCTCTATCATATCAATATCGGTTTGGTTTAGCTTTTCAACAGAAATAACGTATTCTTCGATTGTATTTCCACTAACATTGGCAATTATCACCGTATCTTGGCTGTGTAAGAAAGGAAGCTCTTCTTCAATAAACGCGTCTATACCGGGATTTTGTAAACCAATACTGTTCATTATGCCCCCTGTGGTTTCATGAATTCGTACACCTTTATTTCCTTCTCTTTGTCTTAAAGTTAGCCCTTTGGTTGATAATCCACCTAATTTAGAGATGGGAAAGTATTCTAAAAACTCTCTACCAAAACCAAAAGTCCCAGAAGCAGCTATTACAGGATTTTTAAACTCTACTCCAGCTATGTTCACTTTGGTATCAATCATCAAAAAATACCTCCCTTCCCTCAAAAACGGGTCCCCCTTTACATACCCTTTTCATCCCAGATTTTGTCTTTATGCTGCATCCCAAGCATGCTCCCATACCACAGGCCATGATACTTTCCATAGAGACAAAAACAGGAATCATATTTTCACATTTTTCAACTACTTTTTTCATCATGGCGGAAGGGCCGCAAGTGAAAACAACATCATATTTTTCTGGTCTGAATATATCCGTTATGAAACCTTTTTGACCTGTAGAACCATCTTCAGTCGTTATATAGATCTTATTCACATACTTTTGTACGTAGTGCATATAATAAACTTCATTTGTAAATCCAGCATAAAAATCGATCTCTGCACTCAACTTTTTTGCCAAATAAATCATTGGAGGTATACCGATACCACCGGAAATTAAAGCAACTTTTCCATTTACATTCAAATTAAAACCATTCCCCAAGGGGCCCAAAACCTTTAACTTATCTTTTGGTTTCAGTTTGGATAGGTAATTTGTTCCTCGCCCAACAATTTTGTACAAGAAAGTCACAACGTTTCCTTCTATATTGCATATACTAAAAGGTCTAGACAAAAGAGGATCAAAATCCCAACTACGCAGCATATAAAACTGTCCAGGATCACCCAAACTGTCGTTGAATTCTATTTGAACTTTCAACTCGAATATGTCTTTTGCGATTTCAGTATTAGAGGAAATATCTACTTCCCTATACCCCTCTTTCACTTTGAATATCCTCCCTCATGTCAAGTACCGCTTTTCTGGCGTAATCTGCAAATCTTTGGCCCCCATCCTCGTAGTTTTTATAAGCGGTTATTATTCCCCTTGAAGAGTTGATAACGCCGCCATTACCTTTGTTTAAATAAAGAGAAACGTCTTTCCCAATTGCCCCTTGATGACCGTATCCAGGGATCAAAAAGAACATATTTTTATATCTCTTTCTAATTTCTTTGGCTTCATCAACATGTGTCCCACCTATAACAGCACCTATTGAACTGTAACCGCAACTCCCACGGTACTTAGACCCTATTTCATCAACTTTGTCTCCGACAATGTAATAAAGATATTGGTCTTTTGGAGATACTTTCAAATATTGTATGTCTTTGGCTCCTGGATTCGATGTTCTAAGAAGTACGAAGACTCCTTTCTCTCCACTTTCAATGTATTTAAGGTAAGGTGTTAAGGTATCAAAACCAAGGTATGGATTTAGCGTTATAAAATCAACCTCAAACTCTCCTTCGAAATGGGCTTTAGCGTACATCTGAGCGGTGGATGAAATATCACCTCGTTTTATATCCCCTATTGTTATCTTTTTTATACTTCTTAAATATTCTATCGTTTTTTTATACCCTAAAAGGCCTTTTATGCCGTATGCTTCATAATATGCTATTTGTAATTTATATACCGGTACCAAATCACATGTTTTGTCTATTATCTCTTTGTTGAATTTGAACAAAACTTCATCAATATCTTGATACTTTTCTTTTAAGTTAACCGGTATATAATCCAAATGTGTATCCAATCCGACACAAACATTCCCGTTTTTTTCAACCTCGTTGAATAATCTATCTATTATCAAATTTGACACTCCCCTTTTTGTATTTGATCTCTCCCTTTCGAATTGTTGCTATAACTTCTCCATAAAATTCCATCCCATCAAAAGGAGTATTTTTGCCTTTGGAGAGGAATTCGTCTTTGTTGATTTTAACCTTCTTTTCTAAATCTACAATAACTACATCTCCATCATATCCTACCTGTATTTTTCCTTTTTTAACCCCTAACATATCCGCTGGTTTTGAAGACATAAGTTGAGATAAGCGATTAAGTGAAATTTCTTCACTTTTTACCAACTTTGTATAACAAACAAGGAAAGCGGTTTCTAACCCTGAGATACCAGGTGCCCCTTTTTCTTTGTCTTCCATAGAATGAGGGGCATGATCAGTTCCTATAATATCTACGGTCCCATCCTTTATTCCCTTGATTATTTCCAAAACATCTTCTTTTTCTCTTATTGGAGGATTAACTTTGTAATCGTAATTGTATAAAGCTAAGTGGTGGGGGGTAACTTCGCAGGTAAGATTTTGTAATTCTCTTTTTGCCTTTCTTATACCTTCTATTGCCTCTTTCGTACTTACGTGGGCTAAATGAAGAGAGGCTCCTGTTAATTTCGCAAGGTATATGTCTCTAAAAGTCATCAAATTCTCAGAAAGTCTCGTATCTATCGTTACTATTTCATCGTCTTCTTCATGCGCTATGATAGTTAAACCTTTCTCTTTTGCTTTTATCATCGCTAAATACATAGTCAAATTTGACTGAACACCTTTTCCATCATCGGATATGAATTTCACTTTGTCATCTACATAATCCAAATGTTCTAAAGATTTTCCATCAAAGTTCTTTGTAATAGAAACCGTTTGGTGAACATCGATCAAATTTAATTCTTTAGCTTTGTTCAACACGTAATTAACAACTTTCATATCACTGCATATAGGATTGGTGTTACCCATCAGATTCACACATGTGTATCCGCCTTTCAATGCTGCTAAACTGCCAGAATGCAAATCTTCTTTATAAGTATAACCAGGATCTCTGAAGTGTGCGTGCATATCTATAAAGGCAGGCATAACAACCAAACCCTTAGCATCTAAAGTATAAGCATCGTAATTCAAATCTCTCCCATAATCATCTATCTTTCCATCTTTAATGTACAAATCCCCAAATAAATCTTTTTCTTCATCCACAATCCTACAATTTTTAATCAAAACATTAATTTTAATTCACCCCCTACATAGATTCTTTTTTATTCTCTCAATTTTACTACTTACGTTAATACATAGAAAAAAAGTAGTGTTAACTTTATTTGACTTCGAGTTTAACACTACCTTTGGCTTTTATGAAAATAAACCAATTGAAAATCATTTTTTCTCCAAACTGTCTATATAAACTTTATTCTTAACTCCCTTTAATCTGGAATCGTTAACACTACAGTCTCTTTTGTTATCTTTCTCCCCGCTATTACTGTGAAGAAAAATAAAAATATCCCTACTCCTAACAGTATCCATAACAGTATGTCATTGAACTGTTCTGTCACGGGAAAAGATGAAGTCAAATAACTGCCACCAAAGATAACTATGAATCCTATTATAAAAAACAAGTTATTGATTATACTTATTCTTTTGATTCTAAAAATTAGATAATACATAATAGAAAGCAATCCAAAACCAAAGACCGACACAAATATAATTATTTTAAAGAGTGAACCAGTAAAAAAACTTTTTTCAAGGAAAGTACTTGTTATAATATTTGGAATGATGAACATTAATACCAATTCAACTTCCATAACTATCCAACCAACAATAATAGAGCTATATAGATAAGGTTGTATTTCAAAGCCATTCGAGAGTAAAAGTTCTATTCTACCTGTTGTTTTTTCTGGTATAACTAAATTGTTGAGTATCATGTAGGCTCCCATCGTGTACATACTTATAGCCATGAGAATAAGCATTCTATTGAAAATAAGCTCCGCTGCCTCATTAGGTCCAGAACTCACAAAACTATAAAGTATAAAAGTTATTATTGCTATTAATAAAATTGCCGGAAAATAGAAGTTAACAAAACTGGTTAATAGCATCCTAAAATTATATTTCATTATTTTCTTCATCTATATACACCCCCACTTTTTCTAAGAATAACTCTTCTAAGTTTCTGTAATTACTTAATATATCGCTTTTTAAGTTATCCAACACTATTTCTCCTTTTTTCATAAGCATTACCCTGTGGGCTAACTTTTCCACTTCTGCTAAATCGTGAGAGGTGTAGAATATACTTTTTCCTTCTTTGTTGAGTTTAAATATTAACTCCCTCATCTTTATTCTTGAAACAGGATCCAAACCACTCATGGGTTCATCAAGTATGAGAAGCTCTGGATCTTTTAAAAGTCCTAAAATAAAAGAAAACTTCCTTCTCGTTCCTTTTGAATAAGTATGAACCTTTTTTGGTAAGAATTCTGAGATGTCTAAATATTTTGCATAGCTTTCTATTTGGTCATTTGATAGTTTGCCACCGAGATATTCTCTGAATATTTCGATATTTTTCCATCCCGTTTCTTTTTCCCAGAGCAAATCCTTTTCCGAAACAACCCCAATGGTTAAGCCATCTTTTTTGATTACTTGATCCTTTCCATGGTTGTAGATCCCTGTAAGGCACCTTATTGTTGTAGTCTTTCCTGCTCCATTGGGACCTACCAAAGCCAAAATCTCATTCCCTACAACATCGAAGGTTATACCTTTTAGTATTTTGTTACCACCAAGTTCCTTTATTAAAGATTTAACAGAGATAAGTGTTCCTTTGTTTTTTGATACCATCTACAATTCCCCCCTTTAGATTATTCTTTTAATTAAAGACTAAAATTTCAAATAATTCAACCCTTCATTTTAATCATACACTTTCCCATATGGTTTTCAACTGTTTTTTTATTGGCTTCAAATATGTATTCATAAAGTATTGCAGAGATCGGTTAAAAAACTTATCTTAAAATTATTTATGATGGTTTTTATCGGATATAATGCCTTTGTCTTTCTTTTGGTTATTATAAGAGAGTTATGATATAATAAACTTTAGAATAAAAAGAGAAGCTTCAAGAATTATTAACATTCTAAAGGAAGGCGTTTTTGAAGTAAATTTTATTTTATATTTTTGTTGCTATTGGGTAAAGGAAAGAGGGTTGAGAAATGAACATTAAACTACTGGATAAAATTGTGAGTAAAGGACAGTTCATAAGACCTATTTTGAATTATGTTGTTCATTATTTAGAAAGTGATAGATCAGATAAAAATAAAAACATCATCAATTACATAAACGTTTTAAAATTAAAATGGGATGTTAAATACGATGAAGCCCTCGAGATAATAGATGAAGAGTTACAAAAGTTAAAAAAAGGTGGTTTGTATTGTCTAATTTTAATTGAAAAAATAGATATTTTGGTCAAACTTTCTAGAAATGAAGAAATTAAAGAAGTATTCAATCAATTGAAGGAAGAATTCGAAAAACTTCCTAAGTATTTAAGAGGAATAGTTGTTGAGAATTTAAAGAATGTTCGTGAATTAAATTTTGATGAAAAAGATTTGCAAACCATTAGGATTTGGAGTGAAAGTTATGAAAATGCTCCTATTACCAAAGGCTTCATATTACTATCAAGAGCAAGAGGGAAAAAGAACGAAGAAAGATACGAAGAAGCAGTTTGTTTAAACATCGAAGCATTTAAGATTTTAAAAACTATTCCACATCCTTCTGGCATGGTACAAGCTTTAAACAATTCATCTTGGTGGTTGAAAGATGCAAACAAAGAAAAGGCTTTAGCTTTTATTTTTCCATTAGGATTCTACCTTGGTTACTATTTCCATGATGACAATTTAAAAGTTTTCAATTCCCTTGATACTATATTTCAAGTGCAGAAGAATAACAACGATCCTTTGGTTTATGAATCCGCCTTTATCTTTTCAAAGTGTTTATCTCAACTAAACAAAGCAGAAGGTGAATCGATAAAAAATACTTTTAAAGATATCATTAACCAATTAAAGTACTATGTATTCAATTTGGATAACAACCAACACAGAAGTACACCAAAACTAAGAGATTTCATAAGGAAAGAAATAGGAAAAGAAAAGATACCCATAGACTCAATGAACGTTTCTGAAAGAACGTTGAAAGAGTTTTTATCTGCAAAGACAAAGTACATTCAACCAAGTACCTTGAGAAACATATTAGATGCTCTTGAGTTTGAAATCACTACATCCACACCTATATGCATAATCAAAGAATTGAAAAAGAAGGATATAGATAAGAAGTTTGAGATAAACCTTGAAAAGTTTAAAAACCTTTCAAAAGAAAGACAAATATCAGAGTTCTTTACATCTTACCTCGTTCATTACTACAAAGAAGAGATTGATCTAAAAAAGATATTTAAAGAGATAGAAGATGACAGTTTAATTGAAGAAAGATGTGATTACTACACGAAAGAGTTAATAAACTCTATCTTCGAAAGAAATCAAAAGATAGATTTTAATTCTTTACTAACAAACGTTCAAGAACCAAAAATCCACACAAACAAAAATATAACCTTCACCGATCATCCTTTTTATTTGGGAAGGAAAGATGTTGTAAAAAAGTTTATGAAAGACTTAAATAAAAAGAATTTAAAAGAGTTCATAGAAAATTACATTAGTCTTGATGCAAGCCAAAAAAAGATAATAGAAAGATTCATAATGAATTACGGTAGGTACTACGATTTAAAGGATATACCAAAAGAATTCACACCGAAAGTACCAAAAGAGATTGATCCATTCGTGAAAAAATACACGCTGAAAAGAAAGCCTTCTGCTGTTTCTTTTTATGTGTTTGAAGGGGAAGAAAGAGGAGAATTTGTAGAAATTATCGGCAATTTTTAATTGAAAAACGCCCATGTTGGGCATCTTTAAAAAATTATTTCAATAACTCTTTTAGTTCTTCTATGGTTATTTCTAACAAGTTATCCCCTATGTAATCTATCGTCTTCTCATCTGCTTTTCTTATCTTGTCTTTTATCTCTTCGGTTAATTGGTTACCAAATCTTTTGTTTAATATTCTAATTGCAAATTCTCTTTCGCCTTCAAGTTTTCCTTCCACTTTAGCTTTTTCTCTGTCTCTTTTTGCTATCTCTTCTAATGTGTTAAACATTTTGGCACCTCCATTTCTTTTAGCTCTTCGTACCTTTC contains:
- a CDS encoding DUF4351 domain-containing protein, encoding MFNTLEEIAKRDREKAKVEGKLEGEREFAIRILNKRFGNQLTEEIKDKIRKADEKTIDYIGDNLLEITIEELKELLK
- a CDS encoding ABC transporter ATP-binding protein; translated protein: MVSKNKGTLISVKSLIKELGGNKILKGITFDVVGNEILALVGPNGAGKTTTIRCLTGIYNHGKDQVIKKDGLTIGVVSEKDLLWEKETGWKNIEIFREYLGGKLSNDQIESYAKYLDISEFLPKKVHTYSKGTRRKFSFILGLLKDPELLILDEPMSGLDPVSRIKMRELIFKLNKEGKSIFYTSHDLAEVEKLAHRVMLMKKGEIVLDNLKSDILSNYRNLEELFLEKVGVYIDEENNEI
- a CDS encoding dihydroorotate dehydrogenase electron transfer subunit → MKEGYREVDISSNTEIAKDIFELKVQIEFNDSLGDPGQFYMLRSWDFDPLLSRPFSICNIEGNVVTFLYKIVGRGTNYLSKLKPKDKLKVLGPLGNGFNLNVNGKVALISGGIGIPPMIYLAKKLSAEIDFYAGFTNEVYYMHYVQKYVNKIYITTEDGSTGQKGFITDIFRPEKYDVVFTCGPSAMMKKVVEKCENMIPVFVSMESIMACGMGACLGCSIKTKSGMKRVCKGGPVFEGREVFFDD
- the pyrF gene encoding orotidine-5'-phosphate decarboxylase translates to MIIDRLFNEVEKNGNVCVGLDTHLDYIPVNLKEKYQDIDEVLFKFNKEIIDKTCDLVPVYKLQIAYYEAYGIKGLLGYKKTIEYLRSIKKITIGDIKRGDISSTAQMYAKAHFEGEFEVDFITLNPYLGFDTLTPYLKYIESGEKGVFVLLRTSNPGAKDIQYLKVSPKDQYLYYIVGDKVDEIGSKYRGSCGYSSIGAVIGGTHVDEAKEIRKRYKNMFFLIPGYGHQGAIGKDVSLYLNKGNGGVINSSRGIITAYKNYEDGGQRFADYARKAVLDMREDIQSERGV
- a CDS encoding dihydroorotase, translating into MNVLIKNCRIVDEEKDLFGDLYIKDGKIDDYGRDLNYDAYTLDAKGLVVMPAFIDMHAHFRDPGYTYKEDLHSGSLAALKGGYTCVNLMGNTNPICSDMKVVNYVLNKAKELNLIDVHQTVSITKNFDGKSLEHLDYVDDKVKFISDDGKGVQSNLTMYLAMIKAKEKGLTIIAHEEDDEIVTIDTRLSENLMTFRDIYLAKLTGASLHLAHVSTKEAIEGIRKAKRELQNLTCEVTPHHLALYNYDYKVNPPIREKEDVLEIIKGIKDGTVDIIGTDHAPHSMEDKEKGAPGISGLETAFLVCYTKLVKSEEISLNRLSQLMSSKPADMLGVKKGKIQVGYDGDVVIVDLEKKVKINKDEFLSKGKNTPFDGMEFYGEVIATIRKGEIKYKKGSVKFDNR